Genomic window (Dyadobacter fanqingshengii):
CGCACATTGAAATTTGAAGTCCGGTTGGGATCCAGACCGCGGCCGCCGATGCTCAGCTGCAAACCGCTGCCATCATTCTCCCAAATGTTGAGTCCGGCAACCCTGGAATAAACTTGTCGCGCATTATTGGTCGAAAGGTTTGCAACGAGCTGATCAGGTGTGATTACTTCGGATTTTTTTCCTTCATAAATCCCCATATTTTCAACGCCCCGAAGCCTTGAAAAGCCAAAATCCGTGGCTTTTTCTGTAATCGTCAATTCTTTCAGATCCTGGTCTTTGGAAATGCTTCCGGGAACTGCGGTGCTGTCGGATTTCGGAGCAGTTTTCGCCGGAACGGGGGATTGCGGATAGGCGACACTTGACAGGGCCAGCAGGAAAAGGATAATGTTATAGCCCCTTAATTTCATCATTGAAAGGAATAATCCAGGATTTGTGTTGGAAGGAATCTGTTTGTTTGGCCAGGTCCACCGCCGGATCGATCATCGGTTTGCCCATTCTGCCATTGAGTGCAACATACGAATCCACGTAAACCTGCGGCGAGTCAAAACCCGCTGCAGCATAATGGTCGCGCAGCATATGTGCGTATTGCAGGATCATATCGGGTTGCGTGGACATCATTTTTTCTTGCAAGCGCGTAAGGAAATCATTGTTGTTGACGATCTGTTTTTTGCCAGAAGCGTCCGTGACTGTGAACTGCGTATAACCCGCCTTTTCCATCAGCATAACCCGCCATGAAAAACGGTAACCTTCCTCAGTCCAGAAAAGCTCATCGGAATACAGTAAATAGCGGAAAGGAAAAGTGATTTGAAATACAAAAAAAAGCGCGAAAATCGCCAGTAGGAACGGTTTGGTAATGCTCGAAACAATGTATGAACGCTTTGGCCTGATAAATTGAATCGGCAAACTTAAAGCAAAACTGATTGTGTCAACCACTTTCTGGTGAAATTCCCCGGGGAAAAATATGAAAGCGGTGACGATCATAATGTAGGGGAACATGCCAATCGGGAAAAGGACTGCCGTGAGCAAATGGAAAATGATCACCGAAACGAATGCATAGGGGCGTGTTTTTCTATTCCAAAGTAAAAACCCGATGCTCAAATCGTACACGCAGCCAGCCCAGCTGAAAAAGTACGGCGTCCATTTGTAATTAAATAAACTGCCAATGATCGGAAGGTCATTTTTCGCGGGTAGCCAGATTTTCAATGGCAGAGCGTGCAAAAGCCAGTCGCTGTTCAGTTTTGCCAGACCGGCGTAGAAATAAATGATGCACACCAGCAACCGAATGCTGTCGATACACCAGCTTGGGACCTGGTCGGCCAGTAACCGTTTGTTCCGGTAGGCGTCCACAGAAAATGATGCATGCGCGGGTAAAAAGATGAGCATAAAGCTCACCATGCTCACAAAATAATAGTGGTTCAGGTAAGTGCTTTTGTCGATCAGTTCAATGTAAGTGAATGATAGAAAGAGCGTTACGGCTGCAAACCTGTATAACATTCCCGCCGCGACCATTAAGGCAGCCACTGCGCAGATGCCAAACAGGATATAGGTCCATTCTCCCAAAGGCCTGATAAACTCAAAACCGTAAAATGAGAAATGGAATTTTGGTAAAATATAAAGGTCGGTGATCCAGCCTTTTGCCCAGAAACGGCAAATGCTCAAAAAGAGCATTATGCCGAAAATAACCCGGAAAAGAGCCAGCGTTGCGGCCGGAGCATATTTGTTGAAATAAGCCTGCATGGCTTGTGCGTTTAGTCGCCGTCGTTATCCGTGTAGGTGATGGTAATGCTCATGGCGGACGTCATGTCTACTTTGAGCATTCTGACTGCCTTTTGCATTTCATTATAAGTGTCCTTCATTGCCTGATTATTGGTTTTCACCTCCTCATACAAATTCGGTTTCAGCGCATCGAGCTTTGCTTTGCTTGCTTCAAATTGTGCATTGAGCAACTCGGTGAGGGATTTGCCGGTGCTGCTGTCCTTGGCGCCTAATGCGTCCAGGTAGGTTTTGAGCGAAGGGCCGGTTCCGTCCGTCTTTGCATTTTTCCCATTAAAAAAATCAACAAAAGCCTGATGGGCCGTTTTAGCAAGCGTCTGGGAAATGTCTTTTTTGTAAAACGCTTCCACTTTTTCAGGTGCCGGCACGCCGTTCAGCATTGCGCCGGAGGGGATGCCGAACTTTCCGGAACGGATATAGCGCTCATAATGCAGCACGTAACCATTCACCAACAAAGATGTTGAAGAGCCAATATCCAGGCCTGTTTTGGTAATAAAAGTTTCTTTGTAAGCACCCTTCCATTCGCTGGTTACCTTGTCCAGAATGCTGTCCATGCGATCAGTAATGCGTTTGATATAGGCCAGTTTGGCTGCGGCATTAGGGGCAGTTGTGTATTGGGCAATAATGGCTGCATCCGTTGCGCCTATCCCGTTGATCAGATAATCGATGGCTGGAAATCCTTGTTTCGGGTAAGAATCGGGTGTTTCCATGCTTGCATTCGGGTCGGCAATGTTTGCGGCAATTCCCTGCTCACTAGCGGGATAGATATTGAAAAAGTTGCGGATCGTGTGTTTTTCACCCGGACCAAAATCGAACAATTCTACCTTTTGCCACGCTGTGTAAGCGTCTACCCAGGCAGCGCGGAATTCGATCAGCGTTGTTGGGTCCGGTTTGGCTGCGAATGCGTTGGATTTGGTCACCATCAGATCAAATTTGACCTGGAAATTATCGTAAGACGGAATGATAATGTTGTCAGCCAGGTGAGTCAACATTGCTTTCCTGTCTTTGCCCTCGTCTTCCGGTTCGGGCTCAGGCTTCTCTTTTGAATCTGAACAGCCCAGGAAGATCAGGGTCAGCAGGATCGCAAGATAATTTTTCATGCTCATTAGTGGTCAGTTTTAAACTATAAATGGTGGATCAACGGAAAATCCGCCAATCCACCCTGGTTCAGGAACAGTCCTGCAATATTATAACTTGAACTTGGCCGTAATCGCATCCGTAGCCGCGTTGATCTTGTCATTGGTCAGGTCCCAGAATCCGTTGGGAGAGCCCATCAAACCAAGCAGGATGGCATCAGAAAAAGCTGCATCCGCTCCGTTGATTTTGCAATAACGCAACGAGTAAATGAATCCAAGTCCTTCACCCATAGCGTGGGCACGTGCTGCATCCGTTGTTCCGCTCTTCCATTTTCCGAGGTAACCCACAGCAGCCGAAGCGATTGCTTTCTCCATTTCGGTCCTGATGAATGTTGCCTGTGCTGTGACCTCCGCTTTGTCGTTGTTTACAATCGCCGCACGTCCTTTAACAAACGCAGGGTGGATTTTGGCATAACTCGCTTTGTTGTATTCCCAAAGATAGGAGCCGATAAAGGATTCGTTGGATTTTCTTTCAGCGTCGGTTGCGCCTGCCAGATAAATCGGATTTAATGTTAACAAACCGTACGCTTCGTCCCAGTTATGCTCCAAAGCCGTGTATTTTTTGCCTGAAACCAATGCTGTGTTATCAGCTTCCAAACCCTTATCCAGCAGTACATTACCAATGTAATCCAGCTGTAATGCGCCGATCAGGCCTTTCTGAATGATCTGTCCATGTTCAATTCCTTTTGTATCAACAAGATACGTTCCCAATTTGCCGGCAACGCCTTTCGCAGCAGCAACTTTTACAGATTTACTGATCGCTTCCATGCCAGCAAAGCTTGTTTCCAGGTGCGCGCGGGCTGCATCGGCTTCGGCGGTTGGCTTCGATGAGGCTGTTACATCCCTTAGCTGAACGCCTGATGCATTGAGGTCAGCGCCTTTAATATTGATTGTAGAGGTGCTGATATCCGTGAACGGGTTACCTGTATTTGCATACATATTTTTCATCACCGCTGCGCTTACCTGCGTGCTGTCACGCACTGCCGAGCCCACATAATAATTAAGCTCCTGGAACATTTTATAACGCACATTACCTGTTGTCAAATCGGCCGTAGTATCGCCTTTTGTATCAATGAACAGGCTTTTGTAAGGTGTAGCAGGGGTAACTTTTGCATAGTCGATCTTGGTGCGGAATTCTGTGGTGGGAGGAGTTACCGTCGGTTCATCATCATCAGAACAGGAGGTCATCCCCGCGATCAGCATGGAAGCAAATAAGACATTGCGTGGGTTAAAATGTTGTAGCATTTTGTACAAATTATTGTTTTTGTCGGGAAATGTGAGGTTGGCTTATTTAGACTAAAACTAAGCGGCTGCAAACATATGCATTATTTAGAATGAGAACAAATTGTTTAGCCGCCTTCCCGAAATCATGTTTTTTATACAAAACAAAAAAAGACACTTTTCGCTGATTTCAAGAATGTTAACTTGAAGTCTGCAAAAAGTGTCTTAATAAATTTTAATGT
Coding sequences:
- a CDS encoding HTTM domain-containing protein; translated protein: MQAYFNKYAPAATLALFRVIFGIMLFLSICRFWAKGWITDLYILPKFHFSFYGFEFIRPLGEWTYILFGICAVAALMVAAGMLYRFAAVTLFLSFTYIELIDKSTYLNHYYFVSMVSFMLIFLPAHASFSVDAYRNKRLLADQVPSWCIDSIRLLVCIIYFYAGLAKLNSDWLLHALPLKIWLPAKNDLPIIGSLFNYKWTPYFFSWAGCVYDLSIGFLLWNRKTRPYAFVSVIIFHLLTAVLFPIGMFPYIMIVTAFIFFPGEFHQKVVDTISFALSLPIQFIRPKRSYIVSSITKPFLLAIFALFFVFQITFPFRYLLYSDELFWTEEGYRFSWRVMLMEKAGYTQFTVTDASGKKQIVNNNDFLTRLQEKMMSTQPDMILQYAHMLRDHYAAAGFDSPQVYVDSYVALNGRMGKPMIDPAVDLAKQTDSFQHKSWIIPFNDEIKGL
- a CDS encoding imelysin family protein, which translates into the protein MKNYLAILLTLIFLGCSDSKEKPEPEPEDEGKDRKAMLTHLADNIIIPSYDNFQVKFDLMVTKSNAFAAKPDPTTLIEFRAAWVDAYTAWQKVELFDFGPGEKHTIRNFFNIYPASEQGIAANIADPNASMETPDSYPKQGFPAIDYLINGIGATDAAIIAQYTTAPNAAAKLAYIKRITDRMDSILDKVTSEWKGAYKETFITKTGLDIGSSTSLLVNGYVLHYERYIRSGKFGIPSGAMLNGVPAPEKVEAFYKKDISQTLAKTAHQAFVDFFNGKNAKTDGTGPSLKTYLDALGAKDSSTGKSLTELLNAQFEASKAKLDALKPNLYEEVKTNNQAMKDTYNEMQKAVRMLKVDMTSAMSITITYTDNDGD
- a CDS encoding DUF4856 domain-containing protein, which produces MLQHFNPRNVLFASMLIAGMTSCSDDDEPTVTPPTTEFRTKIDYAKVTPATPYKSLFIDTKGDTTADLTTGNVRYKMFQELNYYVGSAVRDSTQVSAAVMKNMYANTGNPFTDISTSTINIKGADLNASGVQLRDVTASSKPTAEADAARAHLETSFAGMEAISKSVKVAAAKGVAGKLGTYLVDTKGIEHGQIIQKGLIGALQLDYIGNVLLDKGLEADNTALVSGKKYTALEHNWDEAYGLLTLNPIYLAGATDAERKSNESFIGSYLWEYNKASYAKIHPAFVKGRAAIVNNDKAEVTAQATFIRTEMEKAIASAAVGYLGKWKSGTTDAARAHAMGEGLGFIYSLRYCKINGADAAFSDAILLGLMGSPNGFWDLTNDKINAATDAITAKFKL